A section of the Microbulbifer pacificus genome encodes:
- a CDS encoding type II secretion system protein M, which translates to MKQTIEQWRRKWAALPANDQRALGMLGLFLGVIFVVFGLFKPAQSFFDNARVEAEQSRELVAWIEKQRPQLERIQRTSGGQSQAQGTLLQRVTAAANNHKVTIKRFEPEGDGRIRLWIDEARYQDLQPWLNTLLQQRFIIRSVSVDALAEEGMVSARLTLER; encoded by the coding sequence ATGAAACAGACGATAGAGCAGTGGCGCCGGAAATGGGCGGCTCTGCCAGCAAATGACCAGCGTGCGCTGGGAATGCTGGGGTTGTTCCTCGGTGTGATTTTCGTTGTGTTTGGCCTGTTCAAGCCGGCGCAGTCGTTCTTTGACAATGCCCGTGTTGAAGCCGAGCAGTCGCGGGAGCTGGTGGCGTGGATTGAAAAACAGCGCCCTCAGCTCGAGCGAATTCAGCGCACCAGTGGCGGCCAGTCTCAGGCCCAGGGGACCTTGTTGCAGCGGGTGACCGCTGCAGCCAACAATCACAAGGTCACCATCAAGCGGTTTGAGCCTGAGGGTGACGGCCGCATCCGCCTGTGGATCGACGAAGCCCGCTATCAGGATTTGCAGCCCTGGCTCAATACCCTGCTGCAGCAGCGTTTTATCATCCGATCGGTCAGTGTCGACGCACTGGCGGAGGAGGGGATGGTCTCGGCACGATTGACGCTGGAGCGGTAA
- the xthA gene encoding exodeoxyribonuclease III, translating into MKVISFNVNSIRARLHQMEALVQSHAPDIIGLQETKVTDDDFPLDVVRDLGYEVIYFGQKTHYGVALLSRYPFLKKQYGFPTDADDAQRRLVAGQFDIGADKPLTVINGYFPQGENREHPVKFPAKRKYYADLDVYLNSACDKDAPVLVVGDMNISPTDLDIGIGEPNRKRWLKDGKCSFLPEEREWLEKLQGWGLVDTFRAQNPETNDLFSWFDYRSRGFEREPRRGLRIDLILASQCLAEKCVATGIDYDIRGMERPSDHAPVWAEFKI; encoded by the coding sequence ATGAAAGTCATCTCGTTTAACGTCAACAGTATCCGCGCGCGCTTGCACCAGATGGAAGCGCTGGTGCAAAGCCACGCACCGGATATCATCGGCCTGCAGGAAACCAAGGTCACCGACGATGATTTTCCGTTGGATGTGGTGCGCGACCTGGGTTATGAAGTCATCTACTTCGGCCAGAAAACCCATTACGGCGTCGCTCTGCTCTCACGCTACCCATTCCTGAAAAAGCAATACGGCTTCCCGACCGACGCCGACGATGCGCAGCGCCGCCTGGTCGCCGGCCAGTTCGATATCGGCGCGGACAAGCCGCTTACCGTGATCAACGGCTATTTCCCCCAGGGAGAAAACCGTGAGCATCCGGTCAAGTTTCCTGCCAAACGCAAATACTACGCAGATCTGGATGTCTACCTGAATAGCGCGTGCGACAAGGACGCGCCGGTACTGGTGGTGGGCGACATGAACATTTCCCCCACCGATCTCGATATCGGAATTGGTGAACCCAATCGCAAACGCTGGTTGAAAGATGGCAAGTGTAGTTTTCTGCCGGAAGAGCGGGAGTGGCTGGAAAAGCTGCAGGGCTGGGGTCTGGTGGACACCTTCCGCGCACAGAATCCGGAAACCAACGACCTGTTCAGCTGGTTTGATTACCGCAGCCGTGGTTTTGAACGGGAGCCGCGCCGCGGGCTGCGCATCGACCTGATTCTCGCCAGTCAGTGCCTCGCGGAGAAATGTGTCGCCACCGGTATCGACTACGATATTCGCGGTATGGAACGTCCTTCCGATCACGCGCCGGTTTGGGCCGAATTCAAAATCTAA
- a CDS encoding carboxy terminal-processing peptidase, producing the protein MLSHRIAALASGLSFSLLVLLSPITLAEVDDLKPHQDQGGTAREIVSKLEMLHYNKLKVGDEMSAGLWDEYIDSLDPSKSYFLSSDISEFRQWRTKLDDDLKAGNVDRGFEIYNRYRLRVSDRLNNIISQLDNGLPKYDFNVDESLELDREDSEWPQSISAADDLWRKRLKGSVLSLRLTGKSDEEIADLLLRRYKGQLKRLGQQNSDDVFELYMNSLTRLYDPHSNYLSPRSLENFNMSMSLSLEGIGAVLQMEDEYTKVARLVAGGPADRTGKVKPNDKIVAVGQDKEGEMVDVVGWRLDDVVDLIRGTAGSYVRLETIPTGGDGSHRTITIQRSKVKLEDQAAKKAVFEFTEGDQTYKVGVINLPTFYIDFEAYRRRDPNYKSTTRDVANLLEELQKEGVDGVILDLRNNGGGSLQEATMLTDLFIDQGPVVQIRHANEQISRHNRSRSRAMYRGPLMVLINRLSASASEIFAGAIQDYNRGLVVGNQSFGKGTVQTMAPLKEGQLKITQSKFYRVSGDSTQHAGVSPDISMPQLIDSETVGESAYDTALPWDRIHAVRHAKYFNLKEMVPELSRKHEKRTETDPDFVFLREQFKYQTDHAKQKMVSLNEAVREQERVQMNQEVLTMENKRRQAKGLEPYASFEALEKSESEDTEPVGGAVEITLEDDPVLNEAGFIMADFIGINKRTSPPQVANFD; encoded by the coding sequence ATGCTTAGCCATCGAATTGCCGCACTCGCTTCCGGCCTTTCCTTTTCACTGCTGGTCCTCCTCTCGCCAATCACCCTGGCAGAAGTTGATGATCTCAAGCCCCACCAGGACCAGGGCGGTACCGCCCGTGAGATCGTCAGCAAGCTAGAGATGCTGCATTACAACAAGCTCAAGGTGGGCGACGAAATGTCTGCCGGGCTGTGGGACGAGTACATCGACAGCCTCGACCCGAGCAAAAGCTACTTCCTGTCATCGGACATCAGTGAATTCCGCCAGTGGCGTACCAAGCTGGACGACGACCTGAAGGCGGGCAATGTGGATCGCGGCTTTGAGATCTACAACCGCTATCGCCTGCGGGTATCTGACCGCCTCAACAACATTATTTCCCAGCTCGACAACGGCCTGCCCAAATACGACTTCAACGTCGATGAATCCCTTGAGCTGGATCGCGAAGACAGCGAGTGGCCGCAGTCCATCAGCGCGGCTGACGACCTCTGGCGCAAGCGCCTGAAAGGCAGCGTGTTGAGCCTGCGCCTCACCGGTAAAAGTGATGAGGAAATCGCCGATTTGCTGCTGCGCCGCTATAAGGGCCAGCTCAAGCGCCTCGGCCAGCAGAACTCAGACGACGTGTTCGAGCTCTACATGAACTCCCTCACCCGTCTGTACGACCCGCACAGCAACTATCTGTCTCCGCGTTCACTGGAAAACTTCAACATGAGCATGTCGCTGTCCCTGGAGGGCATCGGCGCCGTGCTACAGATGGAAGATGAATACACCAAGGTCGCGCGCCTGGTCGCTGGCGGCCCGGCCGACCGCACCGGCAAGGTCAAACCGAACGACAAGATTGTCGCCGTGGGCCAGGACAAGGAAGGTGAAATGGTGGACGTGGTCGGCTGGCGCCTGGACGATGTAGTGGACCTGATCCGCGGCACCGCCGGCAGCTATGTTCGCCTGGAAACCATTCCTACCGGTGGCGACGGCTCACACCGCACCATCACCATCCAGCGCAGCAAGGTGAAACTGGAAGATCAGGCGGCGAAGAAAGCCGTGTTTGAATTCACCGAAGGCGACCAGACCTACAAAGTCGGCGTGATCAACCTGCCTACCTTCTATATCGACTTCGAGGCCTACCGCCGGCGCGACCCGAACTACAAGAGCACCACCCGCGATGTGGCGAACCTGCTGGAAGAGCTGCAGAAAGAAGGCGTTGACGGTGTCATCCTCGACCTGCGCAATAATGGCGGCGGCTCCCTGCAGGAAGCCACCATGCTCACCGACCTGTTCATCGATCAGGGTCCGGTAGTGCAGATCCGCCATGCCAATGAGCAGATCTCTCGCCACAACCGTTCGCGCTCCCGCGCTATGTACCGCGGACCGCTTATGGTACTGATCAACCGCCTGTCTGCGTCCGCGTCGGAAATTTTTGCCGGCGCCATCCAGGACTACAACCGCGGCCTGGTGGTGGGCAACCAGTCCTTCGGCAAGGGCACCGTGCAGACCATGGCACCACTCAAAGAGGGCCAGCTGAAAATCACCCAGTCCAAGTTCTATCGCGTTTCCGGCGACAGTACCCAGCACGCGGGCGTATCACCGGACATCAGCATGCCGCAGCTGATCGACAGCGAAACCGTAGGCGAGAGCGCCTACGATACCGCCCTGCCCTGGGATCGCATCCACGCTGTGCGCCATGCGAAGTACTTCAATCTGAAAGAGATGGTACCGGAGCTCTCTCGCAAGCATGAAAAACGCACCGAAACTGATCCGGACTTCGTTTTCCTGCGCGAGCAGTTCAAATACCAGACCGATCACGCCAAGCAGAAAATGGTGTCCCTGAATGAAGCGGTACGCGAGCAAGAGCGCGTACAGATGAATCAGGAAGTACTGACCATGGAGAATAAGCGTCGCCAGGCCAAGGGACTGGAACCTTACGCCAGCTTCGAGGCTCTGGAGAAGAGTGAATCGGAAGATACCGAGCCGGTCGGCGGCGCGGTGGAAATCACCCTTGAAGACGATCCGGTCTTGAATGAAGCGGGATTCATCATGGCGGACTTCATCGGCATCAACAAACGCACCAGCCCGCCTCAGGTCGCCAATTTTGATTGA
- the gspK gene encoding type II secretion system minor pseudopilin GspK: MIRAGLRQQRGVALITVLLVMVIAIAAVTHAVTRNRLAISRTSAILANTQLAEFVQGAEAWAIIALEKDFEEDRAAGNASDNLMERWAQRLTEFNPGNGKIRIQINDLQSCFNVNNLAQVRAGGGANANSEILKRLVRNLGGNQESALAIEDWVDPGDTPLASDTEDSGYLGRELAHRTPDTLITDVSELSAVQGIDAEEWQRIEPQLCALPEVGTRINVNTASQELLSAVFPSANIPGLITQRESGTPFAQMADLSGFGISAGGEVEFNSAYYVAHIAVQLGLEHRQYWESILKLDSRTGRVKVIQRQRREFSGQLLQELLGD; the protein is encoded by the coding sequence GTGATCCGCGCCGGTCTCAGGCAACAGCGCGGTGTTGCGTTGATCACTGTGCTGCTGGTAATGGTGATAGCGATTGCGGCGGTCACCCATGCGGTGACCCGCAATCGCCTGGCAATTTCCCGTACCAGCGCCATTCTGGCCAATACCCAGTTGGCCGAGTTCGTTCAGGGGGCCGAGGCCTGGGCGATCATCGCGTTGGAAAAGGACTTTGAGGAAGATCGGGCCGCGGGTAACGCCAGTGACAACCTGATGGAACGTTGGGCCCAGCGACTGACGGAATTCAATCCCGGAAATGGGAAAATTCGCATACAAATCAACGACTTGCAGTCCTGTTTTAATGTGAATAATTTAGCCCAGGTTCGAGCTGGCGGCGGCGCCAACGCAAACAGTGAAATCCTTAAACGGCTTGTGCGCAATCTCGGCGGTAACCAGGAGAGCGCGCTCGCTATCGAAGATTGGGTCGATCCGGGCGATACCCCCCTTGCGTCGGACACCGAAGACAGTGGCTATCTTGGGCGGGAGCTGGCACACCGGACTCCAGACACCCTGATTACCGATGTATCTGAGCTGAGTGCCGTGCAGGGCATTGATGCAGAAGAGTGGCAGCGTATAGAGCCGCAGTTGTGTGCACTGCCGGAGGTCGGCACCAGAATCAATGTGAATACCGCTTCCCAGGAGCTGCTTAGCGCGGTGTTCCCGAGCGCGAATATTCCCGGATTGATCACACAGCGGGAGAGCGGTACCCCTTTTGCGCAGATGGCGGACCTGTCTGGGTTCGGGATCAGTGCCGGGGGAGAAGTGGAATTCAACAGCGCGTATTATGTCGCGCATATCGCCGTGCAGCTGGGTCTGGAGCATCGCCAGTATTGGGAGTCGATTCTCAAGCTGGATTCCAGAACCGGTAGAGTAAAAGTAATACAACGCCAACGGCGTGAATTTTCCGGGCAGTTATTGCAGGAATTACTGGGGGATTAA
- a CDS encoding hybrid sensor histidine kinase/response regulator yields the protein MPLFDHPELKVQKDRRVCRNTDTRIAKYSRRGLLFSLAAFAIAIAIGELRTMAPRLVLVLAIVLVLVTLVRGYYVFRFEHIYATGPKRWRHRYFLASTIGAIWWGVILFCHVFLLGFSPSSQFLWLYTVVFCASVASVFAPYYRFLTWFFAASLLPAAVEGFLTGEILGAIYGALTLAFVWLMSHQARRESENYWDRVAAMQELQQKASKLAAARKSSDAAVEVTNEFLANVGQEFRSQLSDSLGALALLEGDRLTERQREWLKLAKYANNQQLKLVDNVGMFTRVARKDIHLRRAPFNLVRTLEKAFKVAARAAQRQRLEFNFQINEDLPVMVTGDNRKTAQLIRNLVDSATVIAQNGELWGDVIFEEIGAGEGQLTIKLSDNGCGEILPDESELFGAFSRRDTTQVTTGLSLNIAKGLAEAMGGFLQLHSSDDGNRYLAVIKFEIEPNQRIHLQPDRRLQDTDVLVLHQKGLFVSGIVQVLESFGMNVTSKNWADGSTEPTDELLQSIGRGQLVILAPAMGDARLLGGVTQVINSAARHTPAKFPLLCVGSLGHKKHFAPLAALDLEAQYLARPLTRKEFHDALVVRLFGGIKKTSRRVVGTSVDINRKRKLLLIEESRQHQGVTEEMLQALGYQVEVVPSVEAALSLLPNNSYDLLLVDCQQNTAHSAEIIERLRHWESEFSPDDRLPVIALTSTTEEQFEGRCLAAGMDDFLTKPLSKDSLAETLERWLGE from the coding sequence ATGCCGTTATTTGATCACCCCGAGCTGAAGGTCCAGAAAGACCGTCGCGTCTGCCGCAATACCGATACCCGTATCGCGAAATACAGCAGGCGCGGACTTCTGTTCAGCCTGGCGGCATTTGCCATTGCCATTGCCATTGGTGAACTTCGCACTATGGCGCCACGGCTTGTGCTGGTGCTGGCCATCGTGCTGGTGCTGGTAACCCTGGTGCGGGGTTACTATGTTTTCCGTTTCGAGCATATCTATGCCACCGGCCCCAAGCGCTGGCGGCATCGCTATTTCCTCGCGTCCACCATCGGTGCCATCTGGTGGGGCGTGATTCTGTTCTGTCACGTATTCCTGCTGGGCTTTTCTCCCTCCTCACAGTTCCTGTGGCTGTACACCGTCGTATTCTGTGCCAGTGTGGCCTCGGTATTCGCACCCTATTACCGCTTCCTCACCTGGTTTTTTGCCGCATCCCTATTGCCGGCGGCCGTAGAAGGCTTTTTGACCGGAGAAATTCTGGGAGCGATTTACGGCGCGCTGACCCTGGCGTTCGTGTGGTTGATGTCACATCAGGCCCGTCGCGAATCTGAAAATTACTGGGACCGTGTGGCGGCCATGCAGGAGCTGCAACAAAAGGCCAGCAAACTTGCGGCTGCGCGCAAGAGCTCCGATGCAGCGGTGGAAGTCACCAACGAGTTCCTGGCCAATGTGGGGCAGGAATTCCGCAGTCAGCTATCCGATTCCCTGGGTGCACTTGCCCTACTGGAGGGCGATCGCCTGACGGAACGCCAGCGGGAGTGGCTGAAACTGGCGAAGTATGCCAACAACCAGCAGTTGAAGCTGGTGGATAACGTGGGCATGTTTACCCGGGTGGCGCGCAAGGATATTCACCTGCGCCGGGCACCGTTCAACCTGGTGCGCACATTGGAAAAAGCGTTCAAGGTAGCGGCTCGTGCCGCCCAGCGCCAGCGCCTCGAGTTCAACTTCCAGATCAACGAAGATCTCCCGGTCATGGTGACGGGCGACAACCGTAAGACCGCACAACTGATTCGCAACCTGGTGGATTCCGCGACCGTTATCGCCCAGAACGGTGAGCTTTGGGGGGATGTCATTTTTGAGGAAATCGGCGCCGGGGAAGGGCAGCTGACGATCAAGCTGAGTGACAACGGCTGTGGTGAAATATTGCCGGACGAATCCGAGTTGTTCGGTGCCTTCTCGCGTCGGGATACCACGCAGGTAACCACAGGGCTCAGCCTGAATATTGCCAAGGGGCTGGCCGAAGCCATGGGTGGCTTCCTGCAGCTGCACTCCTCGGACGATGGCAACCGTTATCTGGCGGTGATCAAATTCGAAATCGAGCCGAACCAGCGTATCCACCTGCAGCCGGATCGCCGTCTGCAAGATACCGATGTACTGGTGCTGCACCAGAAGGGGCTGTTCGTCAGCGGTATCGTACAGGTGCTGGAATCATTCGGCATGAACGTGACCAGCAAGAACTGGGCAGACGGCAGTACCGAGCCCACCGATGAGCTGCTGCAATCCATAGGCCGTGGTCAGTTGGTAATCCTCGCGCCAGCCATGGGCGATGCACGGCTGCTGGGTGGCGTGACTCAGGTGATCAATTCCGCCGCGCGCCATACGCCGGCGAAGTTTCCGCTGCTCTGTGTGGGTAGTCTCGGGCACAAGAAACATTTTGCACCCCTCGCGGCGTTAGATCTGGAGGCCCAGTACCTGGCGCGCCCACTGACGCGGAAGGAATTCCACGACGCATTGGTGGTGCGCCTGTTCGGTGGTATCAAGAAAACCAGCCGTCGCGTGGTCGGCACCAGCGTGGACATTAACCGCAAGCGCAAACTGTTGTTGATCGAGGAGTCGCGCCAGCATCAGGGCGTTACTGAGGAAATGTTGCAGGCGCTTGGCTATCAGGTCGAGGTGGTGCCATCGGTGGAGGCTGCGCTCAGTCTGCTGCCCAACAACAGTTACGATTTACTGCTGGTGGACTGCCAGCAGAATACCGCCCACAGCGCAGAGATCATCGAGCGGCTGCGCCACTGGGAAAGTGAATTCTCCCCTGATGATCGCTTGCCGGTCATCGCCTTGACCAGCACCACGGAAGAGCAGTTTGAAGGTCGCTGCCTTGCCGCGGGAATGGATGACTTCCTTACCAAGCCGCTGAGCAAAGATAGTCTGGCAGAAACGCTGGAACGCTGGCTCGGCGAGTAA
- a CDS encoding acetyltransferase: MLLRDAGSNHLIDVADIVTLSNPYELTVVGRYLWGEEVQDPEVFDKSQLLFLSGEALPRCWHDSRYRDREVRRIKCGTRIDDSDYYQGA; the protein is encoded by the coding sequence ATGCTGTTAAGAGATGCTGGATCCAACCACCTTATCGATGTCGCCGATATCGTCACTCTCTCCAACCCCTATGAGCTGACCGTGGTCGGTCGTTACCTCTGGGGGGAAGAGGTACAAGACCCTGAGGTGTTCGACAAATCGCAATTGCTTTTCCTGTCAGGTGAGGCATTACCGCGCTGCTGGCACGACAGTCGTTACCGGGACCGGGAAGTTCGCCGTATCAAGTGTGGCACCCGGATCGACGACAGCGACTACTATCAAGGCGCGTAA
- a CDS encoding type II secretion system protein GspJ: MSSSQFSRSRGFTLIEIMVVLVIVSIIGIGSYSLLESFFTTDRVLTARADEMRRLSMAMYRLDDDLRQLTVRPVKNAYSGYEPVFQGVSNEFEFTRLGAANLTGEPRGNLLRLHYGIGYPEEDSVRGRGRDREQDQDDDTTLLLRSRWRILDRGPDSEPIAEPILDGIVDLNVRYYDRDTEVWLAQWPPASTSTTPGEADLRLPEAIEITLVTRSAGEMRRVFSLPEYTIEFGGGSGSGGDGVDNGGDSGGEDDGSDEGEGRNSDDAGSRDDSSDGGNGDSEATQ, encoded by the coding sequence ATGAGTAGCTCGCAATTCAGCCGCAGCCGCGGCTTCACTCTTATAGAAATTATGGTGGTGCTGGTGATCGTATCGATCATCGGCATCGGCTCCTATTCGCTGCTGGAATCCTTTTTCACCACCGACCGTGTGCTCACCGCCCGTGCCGATGAAATGCGTCGGCTGTCGATGGCCATGTACCGGTTGGATGACGACCTGCGCCAGCTGACGGTACGCCCGGTCAAAAATGCCTACAGCGGCTATGAGCCGGTATTCCAGGGCGTATCCAATGAATTCGAGTTTACCCGCCTGGGGGCGGCCAACCTGACCGGCGAGCCCCGGGGCAACCTGCTGCGCCTGCATTACGGCATCGGCTACCCGGAAGAAGATTCGGTGCGCGGGCGGGGGCGAGATCGGGAACAGGATCAGGATGACGACACCACGCTGTTATTACGCAGCCGTTGGCGCATCCTCGATCGTGGCCCGGATTCCGAACCGATCGCGGAACCCATACTCGACGGCATCGTCGATCTGAATGTGCGCTATTACGATCGAGATACCGAGGTCTGGTTGGCCCAGTGGCCGCCAGCGTCAACGTCCACAACACCGGGTGAGGCGGATCTGCGCCTGCCGGAGGCGATCGAGATAACCCTGGTAACCCGCAGCGCCGGCGAGATGCGGCGCGTGTTTTCGCTACCTGAATACACCATCGAGTTCGGCGGTGGCTCTGGTTCCGGAGGCGATGGCGTCGATAACGGCGGCGACAGTGGTGGCGAGGATGATGGCTCTGACGAAGGTGAAGGGCGCAATAGTGATGACGCTGGCAGCCGCGACGACAGCAGTGATGGCGGCAATGGTGATTCGGAGGCCACACAGTGA
- a CDS encoding DUF2788 domain-containing protein yields the protein MSFELFEEYSLLLGIGGLILFMMFIVWNLAKESKAGRFGTFILFIALGLGLLGFVVKTVLVEVMGVGQ from the coding sequence ATGAGCTTTGAGCTGTTTGAAGAGTACTCCCTGTTATTGGGAATTGGCGGTCTGATCCTGTTCATGATGTTTATCGTGTGGAATCTGGCCAAGGAGTCCAAAGCCGGGCGTTTTGGCACTTTTATCTTGTTTATTGCCCTCGGCCTGGGTTTGCTGGGCTTTGTGGTGAAAACCGTACTGGTTGAAGTCATGGGTGTGGGCCAGTAA
- a CDS encoding TetR family transcriptional regulator, whose translation MAKRTKEDALETRERILDAAIEVFDQRGVSRPSLTEIAELAGVTRGAVYGHFQNKTDLFGALADRIQLPDESLCQAPQHSCDPLGELRKRWVFLYREVMSNEQWRRIFAIILLRCEWVPENGEINQRCVQGHSEATMRLRNLIENAVSVGQLPADLDIDIAVPLVHAGIVGLLQEWLMNPAAFNIAEVGERHVEAMLEMLQTSRHLRKQPENAG comes from the coding sequence ATGGCCAAACGTACAAAGGAAGATGCACTGGAAACCCGCGAACGGATTCTCGACGCGGCAATTGAAGTGTTCGACCAGCGCGGCGTGTCCCGCCCTTCCCTGACCGAAATCGCTGAGCTTGCCGGTGTTACCCGTGGCGCGGTGTACGGGCACTTCCAGAACAAGACAGATCTGTTCGGTGCGCTGGCCGACCGTATCCAGCTACCGGATGAATCACTCTGTCAGGCGCCGCAGCATTCGTGCGACCCGCTTGGCGAATTGCGCAAGCGCTGGGTGTTCCTCTACCGCGAGGTGATGTCGAATGAGCAGTGGCGCAGGATCTTCGCCATCATCCTGCTCCGCTGTGAATGGGTCCCAGAAAATGGCGAGATCAACCAGCGCTGTGTGCAAGGGCACTCAGAAGCGACCATGCGCCTGCGCAATCTGATAGAAAATGCCGTGTCCGTGGGCCAACTTCCGGCAGACCTGGACATCGATATCGCCGTACCGCTGGTACACGCGGGCATTGTCGGCTTGCTCCAGGAGTGGTTGATGAACCCCGCGGCATTCAACATCGCTGAGGTCGGCGAGCGCCACGTCGAAGCCATGCTGGAAATGTTGCAGACCTCCCGGCATTTGCGCAAACAGCCCGAAAACGCCGGATGA
- the gspL gene encoding type II secretion system protein GspL, whose protein sequence is MSQELKLLRLWEPGAGAYAGDQELPAGSVLLQHWQPDGWHTVVTDSKFQRAFAADASGSMHSQEAGTALGTAEVAEETAFAGDDDMETASSASAETGLLAFEPGERAVLLLPGSWVWSGLETVPRAARRQSSALGYMVEDQLAEDVEDLHFVCDPVAGDLCCVMAVASAKLEILKQQIERLGWPVIAAIPEYRVLADGAGSSVWLERDKAHFWQGAGRGLTVSRPLAGIIAGSLFAGDDEEGDAEAGEGEASLRLYGDISELELATFQQLGSVEVAEAGPEAAWLKVQGAHILGNLLTGDYQISLKTDAGPWWKKPAIAAAACFVLQLVFFAGAGTYYKIQAGRADDAARSLFSEIFPGDSPGIDIRRQINGYLNQSSGGGGEFASQLQQLSAVWATGKQGELKLQSLRFDGNRGELVLQLRAANLGQLDAVVGKLNDGSQFKAELLAANELEDGVSGRIRLR, encoded by the coding sequence TTGAGCCAGGAACTGAAATTATTGCGCCTGTGGGAGCCGGGTGCCGGTGCGTATGCCGGAGACCAGGAGCTACCTGCCGGCAGCGTACTCCTGCAGCACTGGCAACCGGACGGTTGGCATACTGTCGTCACCGACAGCAAATTCCAACGCGCGTTTGCGGCGGATGCGTCCGGGTCGATGCATAGCCAGGAAGCAGGAACGGCATTGGGCACGGCGGAAGTCGCCGAAGAGACTGCATTCGCTGGCGATGACGACATGGAAACCGCCAGCTCGGCGTCAGCTGAAACTGGGCTTCTCGCATTCGAGCCCGGCGAGCGCGCTGTGCTCCTCCTCCCCGGCAGCTGGGTGTGGAGTGGGCTGGAAACGGTGCCTCGTGCCGCGCGGCGCCAGAGCAGTGCGCTCGGCTATATGGTTGAAGACCAGCTGGCCGAAGATGTGGAAGATCTTCATTTTGTATGCGACCCGGTGGCGGGTGACCTCTGTTGTGTGATGGCCGTTGCCAGCGCCAAGCTGGAGATACTCAAGCAGCAGATCGAGCGCCTGGGTTGGCCGGTAATTGCCGCGATTCCCGAATACCGCGTACTCGCGGACGGCGCGGGCTCATCGGTCTGGCTGGAGCGGGATAAAGCACATTTCTGGCAGGGTGCCGGGCGTGGTCTTACCGTCAGTCGTCCGCTTGCGGGCATCATTGCCGGAAGTCTTTTTGCGGGTGATGACGAAGAGGGCGATGCCGAAGCTGGCGAAGGGGAGGCCTCCTTACGCTTGTATGGGGATATTTCCGAGCTGGAACTTGCCACTTTCCAACAGCTAGGCAGTGTCGAGGTTGCCGAAGCCGGTCCCGAGGCCGCTTGGTTGAAGGTGCAGGGCGCTCATATCTTGGGCAACTTACTGACCGGGGATTACCAGATTTCCCTGAAAACAGACGCGGGTCCCTGGTGGAAGAAGCCAGCAATCGCCGCTGCTGCCTGCTTTGTGTTGCAGTTGGTGTTTTTCGCCGGCGCCGGTACCTATTACAAGATTCAGGCGGGCAGGGCAGATGACGCGGCACGCAGTCTGTTCAGTGAAATCTTCCCGGGCGACTCGCCGGGCATCGATATTCGCCGTCAGATCAACGGCTACCTTAATCAGTCCTCTGGCGGTGGCGGTGAATTTGCCAGCCAATTACAACAATTGAGTGCGGTCTGGGCTACCGGCAAGCAGGGCGAGTTGAAACTGCAGTCTCTGCGTTTCGACGGCAATCGCGGCGAATTGGTGCTGCAGTTGCGCGCGGCCAACCTGGGGCAGCTTGATGCTGTGGTTGGCAAACTCAATGATGGATCCCAGTTCAAGGCCGAGCTGCTCGCCGCCAATGAATTGGAAGACGGTGTTTCCGGACGAATTCGGCTGCGCTGA